The window CGGGCCGGCAACTAATCCTTTATTCCAGGCCTTCTTTGACGCAGCTGTGGAGGCTGGCTACTCACGGACTCCTGATGTGAACGGTTTTCGCCAGGAAGGATTCGGGCCGTTTGATAAGCATGTGTACAAAGGCCGGCGCTTTGGGCCTTCACGGGCATATCTGCATCCGGCTATGGGGCGCGAGAACCTCACTGTAAAAACGCGTGCTTTTGTTGCGAATATTGACTTCAATGGTACCCGAGCAACCGGTGTGACATATCAGCAAAACGGGAAGACGCATCAGGTCAGTGCAGGGGAAGTGATTCTGGCCGGGGGTGCAATCAATACGCCGCAGCTGCTGCAACTGTCAGGTGTTGGCGATGCTGAACACTTGCGTTCACTTGGCATCAAACCGGTAGTTGATCTTCCGGGTGTAGGTGAAAACCTTCAGGATCATCTCGAAGCCTACATCCAGTACGCTTGTCCGCAGCCGGTCTCTGAGCAGCCTAACTTGAATAAAGCGCGGATGCCGTGGATCGGTTTGCAATGGCTGCTCGGACGCAAAGGCCCGGCAGCAACCAACCATTTCGAAGGTGGGGGTTTTGTCCGTTCGAACGAGGACGTCGCCTATCCGAATTTGATGTTCCACTTCCTTCCGGTAGCGGTACGGTACGATGGGAAAAAAGCAGACACCGAGCACGGATTCCAGGTGCACGTCGGCCCAATGTACTCCGATGCCCGAGGTTCGTTGAAGATTCGTTCGACGGATCCGAAAGAGCATCCGAGCATGGTCTACAACTACCTTTCGACCGAACAGGACCGCCGCGAGTGGATTGAAGCGATAAAGATTTCACGTGAAATCATGTCTCAGCCAGCTATGGCACCTTATAATTCGGGAGAAATATCACCTGGTCCTTCCGTTCAGACAGACGAAGAGATTTTGGATTGGGTGGCACAAGATGCCGAGACTGCACTTCATCCGAGCTGCACGGCAAAAATGGGGCCAGCTTCAGATCCAATGTCTGTCGTAGACCCGCTGACAATGAAGGTCCATGGACTCGACAATGTCCGGGTTGTCGATGCGTCTGCCATGCCTTATGTCACGAACGGCAATATCCATGCACCCGTATTGATGCTGGCGGAAAAGGCAGCGGACATCATCCTTGGCCGCAAACCGCTGGAGCCGATCGATGCCGACTACTACCGTCATGGCGTACACCCAGCCGACGCAGGCACAGTAAAAGCATAAGCAATAATGCCTTCAATGAGATGGCCTCTTTCAAAATGTATTTGCAAGAATACATTTATGAAAGAGGGCCGTCTCTTTTTTTGCTGGGAAATAGACCTGGCCCTCTCTTAAGAAATAGGGGCTCGCTTTCACCAGGGCACAAAGACGGCATCCGTTCATACTTCCCTCCGGCCGCACTCACAGTGTCTTCTTTGCCGCGGGGCGGGCGGTGAGCCTCGTTCGCTACGTTCCTCGAAAATAAAAACCAATTTTCTTCGTGCGGTGTCAATTCGAAGAAGCTTTTTCAATGTCCTGCGGGATCTCAGCTGTCCCTGCTCCCACAGGACGGAATACGCCTCCTCGAATCCTCACCGCACGAAGGAAATGCGAGGAGTCGAGCCCCTTCCGCGCCAATCAACTGGCACGTGATAAGAAGTCCCGCTTTTATTTTATTCAACCGGTGGTTTGGATGAAAACAAGCAATCCAGCCGCGTATTCTTTTAATGAGAGGACTCTCTGTTATCGCAAATCTCTGGTTTGTTGAATTATCATATAAATCAATTCCTTTATTCTCACCTTGAATGTCCAAAATGGTAAAGAATCACGAATCAAAGTTGTTCAGTGGTTCTGCAAATTGTTGTTATTCAACTGAGTGGATTGGAGCGGAAGGCATGAGACTCCTGCGGGACAAGCGAACAGGGGAGACCCCGCAGGAGCGCCAGCGACGAGGAGGCTCCCCGATCGCCCCGCGGAAAGCGAATGCCTGCAGCGGAAAGGAACGGATAACTTTAAGAAACCCCAAACATCAACATGAAACTTCCACAGAACCGAAACAAAAAAGCTGGTCCCACCAAAAAGGAGAGACCAGCTTCTTCAATTCTTCCACCTATTCTTTTACCCACTCATCAATCAGCTCCTGGTTCTCATCGACCCACTTCTTAGCCCCATCCATAGGATCTTCTGCACTTTCTACATAGTCGATAAGCTGGCCGATTTGCTGATCATCCATCTTCCAGTTTTTGAACCATTCGCTCACTTTAGGATAATCTTCTTCAAATCCGTGTCTCGTCGCATGGTGAATTTTCTCTACTCCGCCAAATGTCTTTTTCGGATCTTCAAGGAACTTCAAGTCATGCTTGGAGAATACCCAGTGCGGGCTCCAAAGTGGTGCCACGATCGGTGCTTCATGTGCTGTTGCTTTTTCGATCTCAGCTAACATTGCAGGTTCAGAACTTGGCACTAGTTCAAAATCAAGATTGTACTCTTCAATTAATTGCTCGGTGACTTCCATCGTACCTGCGCCAGGGTCGAACCCGGTAATTTTTCCATCAAACAAATCTTTATGTTCATTTAAGTCTTCTATACTATTAACCTCTTCTAAATAGGTTGGAACAACAAGCCCGACCTTTGCATGATCATACCAGGTAGCTTCTGAAAAATTAACAGTATCCTGGTACTTTTCTAAATAATTAGCATCCTGGACCGGTAACCATACCTCTAAACTGGCATCCAGGTCACCGCTTTCTAACGCGCTCATCGTAACCCCCATGTCCAATGACGTTAATTTTACGTTATACCCCTTATCCTCTAAAACCACTTTCCACATGTTTGTAACTGCAATATTTTCGGCCCAGTTAATTTGGCCAATCGTCAATTCTTCATTACTTCCTTCTGTGTCTTGAGCTTCTGCTTTTGCTTCACTGTTTTCCTCACTAGTGCTTCCGCATGCTGCCAGTACAGCAGCCATAAGCAGTGCTAAGATTAAACCAAGTTGTTTTCTCCCTTTGTCCATGTTGAAAAACTCCCCTTTTTAGTATGTGGATTAAACAAAAATCTATTCTAAACGTTAAAAACGTTAAGAAATAATTTAACAATGGTACAGCACTGACTTATCCCTTAGCAGTAAAGGGATAAGTGCACGATTCATTTAGCGGGTGGCGATCGTTTATCTTTCTATTGATTTGCCTAATATCAATCCTGGTTATCTTTAGGTATAAATTCGAATATCTTGCCGCTTTTTATGCTTGCAACTAAGTCTTCCAGCCAGTGATAGTATGTTTTGGATTCTTCTAACTGATCATAGTATTCTTTTGCCTCTGCAACAATTTCTGGCGTGCTGGCGGAATCTTTGATGACATTGATAAAATCTTCTTGCGCTTCCTCAATTGCTTCCATATTCATTTTCACTTCGCGTTCCCACATTTGGCAGTAGAACGCCATAAAGGAACGGAAGAAGTTTTTTTCAGCGACATAGGTGTGTTTTCTGGAACCGCGTGTAAATGTTTTTTTCACCATTTCGATTTCCTGGAGTTTGCGGACGCTCGTACTCATACTCGGTTTGCTCATTCCGAGCTCCGTACGCATTTCATCAAGAGTCATCTGATTTTTAAAGTACATCGTCGCATATAAATTTGCTGCAGCTGGTGTTACCCCATACAAATCCATTGTTTCTGCAATGGTGCCAATGACTTTATTTTTGGCTTCTTCTATTTTCATTTTCGATCTTTCAGTGGATTCGTTCATCAAGTTGCTCCTTCAATTGAAAGTAAACCGCATTAAATATTTATTAAATATTCTTCACAAACTTTATGATAACGTGTTCAGATTATATGTCAAATGGAAAACGCAATGTTAACCTGTTGCAAATGATACAAACCTAGCAATCCCAACCGTTCAAGTTAATTTTAATTCTTTCTTGAATTTAGATTTTTGACAGCTTTGAAATGACCATGTTATGATTACCAGAACGTTAAATAAATTTTTAACAAACTTAATTATTTAAAAACTGGAGTTGATAGATGTGAGTCTAAAACAACAATACATAAATGGTGAATGGGTGGGAGCGATTTCAGGCAACACGCGTGATATTATTAATCCATTTAACCAGGAAGTGATTGCCGCTGTTCCAGAAGGTGATGAATCAGATGCAAAAGCGGCAATCGCTGCAGCAAGAGCGGCATTTGATAACGGAGAATGGTCTTCTGTTCCGGCAGCAGAAAGAGGCGCGATCGTCAGGAAAATTGCTGAATTAATAGAAAGAGATAAAGAAGAGCTTGCCAGACTGGAATCTTTAGATACTGGAAAAACAGTAGAGGAAAGCCGTTGGGATATGGATGATATCGCAGGAGTGTTCCGTTATTATGCAGAGCTGGCAGATAAAAATAGCGGGGAACTGATTGAGTCGCCAGTGCCGAACTCGATCAGTAAGGTCGTTCACGAACCTGTTGGTGTCTGTGGCCAGATTACACCCTGGAACTACCCATTGCTGCAAGCATCCTGGAAATTGGCTCCGGCATTAGTTACAGGTAACACACTGATTATGAAGCCAAGTGAAATTACACCACTTACGACGATCAAAGTATTCGAACTGATGGAAGAGGCAGGCGTGCCTGCTGGTGTCGCCAACCTTGTGCTTGGTGCCGGTCATACAGTTGGTGCAGAGCTTTCTGATAACATCGATGTGGACCTTATTTCTTTTACTGGCGGGATTGATACCGGGAAGAAGATTATGCAGGCAGCAAGCGTCAATGTGAAGAAGCTTGCGCTTGAACTGGGCGGGAAAAACCCGAACATCATCTTTGCTGATGCTGATTTCGAGGTGGCTGTTGACCAGGCATTGAACGGGGTATTCTTCCACGCAGGACAAATATGTTCCGCTGGGACAAGACTGATTGTAGAAGAAAGCATTCATGATGAGTTCGTCAACGCACTTGTTGATCGCGTGAAAAAATTCAAGCTCGGAAACGGATTTGACGAAGATACACAAATGGGTCCGCTTATTTCAGCTGAGCACCTTGCGAAAGTGGAAAAGTATGTAGAAACAGGTGTTAAAGAAGGTGCAACATTAGCCGTTGGCGGCAGCCGTCCGGAAGAGCCGGAACTGCAAAACGGATTTTTCTACCTTCCTACCATCTTTACAGACTGTAAATCAGATATGAGCATTGTCCAAGATGAAGCTTTTGGCCCTGTTATCACGGTTGAAAAATTCCGTACAGAAGAGGAAGCGATAAAGCTTGCGAATGACTCTATCTACGGACTTGCCGGCGGCGTTTGGACAAACGACATTGTAAAAGCTGAACGATGTGCAGCAAAGATGCGAATGGGCACTGTCTGGATTAATGAATTCAACCTCTACTTCCCGCATGCACCATGGGGCGGATTTAAGCAGTCCGGTATCGGGCGCGAGCTGGGAAGACCGGGTATTGAAGAATATACCGAAACAAAGCATATATACCAAAACCTTAAACCGGAACCGATCAACTGGTTTTAAACGTGGTGCCTGTCACCACCCGAAGTTTGTCGAATCACCTATTGATTCGGCAGAACTCGGGTAGCGGGAGGCACTCCTTTTATTTCTTCAAATAAATAACCCTTGCTGATCGGTCAGCGGGTTTTCGGGGTTTTTGCTTTCAGCGGCGATTTTTTCCGGCTTGGCGAAATTTGCTCGGGTTGGTCAATAAACAATATCACTGCCAGACGAAATCCGGCCGCTTCCAATAGGAATACCACCCTGAATCATGAGAGTATCTTGTTCCGTTTTGAATGATGGGGGACAAGGTACCTGTCCCAATTCAGCCTGCCTGCTTCACACTAAGTATGGTGATCGTAACCAGGATGAGTGCCATTCCAAGAAGTTGAATGAGGGTCAAATGATCTCCGAGAAGCAAAACGCCAAATAATGAAGCTGTCACCGGCTCTACCATAGCGACCATTGAAGCAGTTGACGGGGCAGTCCATCGAATGCCGATCACATAAAATATAAATGAAATTCCAGCACCCAGAATCCCTAATAGCAGAAACCATCCTATGTCGCTTGACGTCAACACACTGACTGCTTCTTCATTGTCCGTCAAAAGAATAAGGATGAGACAAAATGAAAAAAAAGCGATCGTTAAGATAGTCTGCGGTTTTTCATTTTCCATAGAAGAGGCATTTTTAAACCCGAATATAAACAAAGCATAGGAGAGCCCAGAAGCGAGCCCGGTTGCCGTCCCCAGAAAACTCACTGACATCGATTCGGTGTTGTAGGCACCTGTAAGCAGGATAATCCCAATAAGTACACTGAAAATGCATCCCCATTTAAACCAGGTCGAACGTTCAATTCGGAATAAAAAGGAGATTAACAGGACGAATAAAGGTGCAGTGTACATTAACGTAGCGGCAACAGCAATGCTCGAGGCCTGGATACTTAAAAAATAAAAAGTGAAATTTCCAGCAACACCAACACCCGCTAGTAAGGACCAAAGGGATAAACGAGTGGAGAAGACCCAATTTTGTCTGAAGCGAAAGAGAAGCCACGCGGAAAAAAATATAAATCCAACAGCCCCCCGGTAAAGTGAAATCACAATGGGATCCCAGCCCTTGTTCATTAAAATATCGGCAATCCCGCCACTAATGCCCCAAAATATAGCGGCTAGCATAACTAAGCCTACACCTGCAAATCTCATCGTGTACCTCCTAAAGGTAAGTAATGGTACAAATTTTTGATCAAACTATTAGAAACCCAGCGCGGCCTTACTAACGTAAATTCAAGGGCCTAACAATCCTCTTTACGTTCCTAATCAAACATTTGTATTTTAAAAAAGTTGTAATCGGTAATTCCTTTAATTTCTCATACCTAAACCTAAATCAGATTGTGGATAAAGGATTCAATACCGTGGATGCTTTGAATAAGGCAGACTGGAAGTTGGGCGTGACGCTGACATGGTGATATTGGAAAAATGAGCAGTTTAAACTGGATACAGTCATGCTTATGGAGAAAGTGACGGCAGCGAACGGCTCAGCTGCCAGGAATGTTACATTCGGGAAGTAAGGAGAAGTCGGCCTTTTCTCAAAAAGTAAATAAGCCAACAGCTTTAAAATGAATCATAACCCGAATAAAAAGCATTAGGTAAAAAGCGCCATTATTCGGGTTTTCTGTGTTCTGTCAACGTTTGGAGAAAGGGTTCCAGGTAACGAGCTTATTGTGAGACTGTGTCCCTTTTGGAGACATTACGAATTAACGGTGTCTGGTATAGGTTTAAAGCTGTCATGATCAGGGATATGCTGCATTATAAATCCGTTTGATCAGAAATGACAGCACTCACAGGCATTCACCCGATCCTCTCCAGCTTCATATAGTGAACAGAAAATCAATGGAGAGGAGTGCTGGTTTTGTATCAGGAAGATCCGTATCTTTTTGACAATGACATGTATGAGTGGAACAGTGAAGACCGACAGTACCCGGGAGGTTATTTCGGTCCGCCGCCGGCCGGCGGAGGCATTCCTCCTATGGGACCGCCGCCGGCATTTTCACCCCCTATTCCTGCCTGGCAGTACGGCCCCGCCGGCATGAGCAGTTGTTTGTACCGGAACACGTATATTTGGTTAAGGGACGGCAGCAGTTTTTGGTTTTTCCCGACCTTTGTAGGAAGGAATACAATCGTCGGTTTTAGATGGAGAAGGTTAGGCTGGATTTATCATGTCATCAATCCGAACGCGGTGCGTTCTTTCCAGTGTTTTTAGCGCCAGCAGCGGAAATCAACTTCCCATTTAGGAAGCAACAGCAGCCCTAACCAAATCAGGAAGTGACACACTCTTGTTTATTAAATAGAATCCATCTGATTGAGGGATGGATTCTTTCATGTGTTCTGGAGATTCTTATTAAGTCGTTATAGGGCAGGAACTATATATAAGGCCGGCAAGCATTGAATGGAACTGAAACATGAAACATCGACCGTTATATGCATGCCTGTTGGCACCAAATCATCGATTTCTGCATAATCTAATTGACAACAAGGGGTGCATTCCACATTCGTGTTCATTGTTTTGAATGCAGGGTGTTCTTTGAGTTTTAATAATTCCAAAGAGGCGCAATCACCTTTTATATCCTTCACTCGAAAAAGAAAGGTAGGAAACCAGAGCCAACTGCCTTTTTGCCGACGATAATCTGCAGAAGGCATCACACCATGTGCAATAAATGGTTTTGACCCGCAATACAGGATGAATGGGATTGTATTTTTCTTATTTTTAGCGGATTCGTCAATTGAGGCCTGTATAGAGGGCTCACGTGGATCGATAGTAATTTTCCGTTGAGCATCTGCTATTTTTTCCAAAACGGCTTTCACGCATCTATTTTCGTTCCGGTATCCTTCCAATGGTTCCTTACCCCTTTTCCAGCAAACTGCTTTTTAAGTATCCTTTGAATCGAAGTTGGTTTTGTTTGTATGACCGGCCTATTATGACAGAATCCTTCACCGGTAATAAAAAAAGCACAAAAACCTCCGATCTGTTAATCACGTGGCATAAAAATCAGAGGCTTTTGCGATAAGCAAGTCACTCATGTGCCTGGTCTGGAAACTGGCATCCCATTGTTAGTGCGTTAAAAGAAAGGATGAACTGTTTCCTTATTAAAGTTTATAACGCGGAGTGAGGCAAAGTTCACCCTGGGCAGGTCCTGCCGCTTCAGTGTTGGCTGTAGTGGCACGGATCACATCAAAACGTCCGATCGTGAATACGAAACATCCGCCTGGGGGGATAACAGCTGTTCTGATTGCAGTCCCGCCGGTCCCGTCAACGTTTGCACCTCTCACAAACGCAACAGTCATGTTAGCCTGGCTGCAGTTTTTGATCGTTCCCGAAGCCACAAGAGTGTCACACTGATCGGCATTTGTGCCATACACCACTGTAGGCGTACCTCCTACAGCTACGCTAAAATCACAGCAAATCTTATCCTGGACAAGGTCCTTTTCATTGCAGCAGTTGAAGCAGCAATTGTCATGATTGTTCTTTCCGTTATTCACTTAATCAATAACCTCCTTTGGTTTTTAGACAGCAAGTATTTTGGAAACTCCTGGAACTAGTTTCTATCGCTGTCTGATACTATTAAATGCAAAAGCAGCTTTTTCGCATGTATGCCTGTCTAAATCTCCAGCCTGTTTTTCAGCCGATTTCGTCCAATTTTAATCGTTGCGGGCGACAACCCGGCAACTTGTCTTGATTTGGAAAGAAGAAAGATTACGGAGAATCAGGGAGTGTAAATGGTTCATCTCATAAAAAAGCTCTGCAAAACTATCAGATTTCCAAAGAAAAAACCATCCTGCCGCTTATTGAACGGTCAGGATGGTTTTTTCTTTAACGTCCTGTATAACCAGGCAGGCTGTTTTTACAGCAGCCACCTTATATATGGATAAAGCTAAAGCAATAGGAGAAATGAGGATAAGGAAAAGAGGGGGGACAAGGGACCTGTCCCTCCCGCTTCTCTACCATCTATAAGCCCCTTCGCACGTATTTGCCTCCGGCTCATAATAACAATGCTGTTTAAATTGCCCTGTAAACGGCTGGCCGTACCACTGAGAGGGACATGCGCCGTACGGATTGAAATACCAGAGGGCATACTTGGAAGGATGTTGTCTCCAATACTCCAGGGTTTGTCTGGCTAACCTTTTTTCTGTGCTTCTTGCCCTGTTGTAAAAAACATTGCCTTTTTGAACGGCTTCAAAAGAATAATTTCCTCCTTGCACCTGGAAGATCACATCCCGTATTGACCTTAAATCTTTGAAGTCAAGGCAATTCGCTTTTAGCCGGTTAACAATCACATTTCCAACCATCAGCATCCCGAGCCCGCCTTCACCTTCAGCTTCTGCCCTCATCATCCTTGCCATTAAAGCAACGTCGCTATCTGTATATTTTACTCTTGCCATGTTTTATCACCCCTACATAGAATTTTATGACAGAGGCTTGCAAAAATGCTTGTTTGCCTTACATCGGCACGCCAGGGAAATGTCTGTAAAAAATGCGGCGTTAAACAGACTGATGGCTTTTTGCCGATATGAATGTGTCCAGTGCATTGAAGTACGTTCCGAAACAAATGGGCATATGATGATGGCAGAACTCTGTGAAGGGAATGAGTGGATATGTCTAATGGTAATAACCCGTACCAAAATCCTTACTATGCCAACGGAGCAGCTTATAACGGAGACTGGATGGCAAGGAATCACCAGCCTGTGGTTGATGCAATTCTTTCCGGTCTCAAATATGAAACGTCAGCGATTGATTTATACAGCCGATTAGTGAAAGTAGCGCCGGATGACAAACATAAAAAGGACATACGGCGTGCTTTGGAGGATGAGAAGTCTCATTTAAGGCAATTGACTGACCTGTATACAGCTCTGACAGGAAGCCAGCCTGTGTACCGGGCCAAAAAAATTCGTTTTGACACGTATGAGGAAGGGTTGGAAAAAGCCCATGAAATAATATTGAAGGGCTGTGAAGAATATCGGAGCCGTTATTATGTGACAGATCATCCTCTTATCCGGGATGTGTTTTCGAGGGCTTTTACCGATGAAAGGAGGCATGCTGCACAATTCGGCTCCTTACGATCTTCCAATGAGGCAAGGATTCAATTACAGGATTATGGAGCAAATCCGTTCGCCGTAAATATTGATGAAGCTACCAGGCAAAATACGAATTTCCGTACTGCTTTATGGACAGGAAGTAATATGCAGGTTACACTGATGAGCCTTAATCCCGGAGAAGACATAGGACTTGAAGTTCATCCGGAAGGCGATCAATTCATCCGGGTTGAGCAAGGCCAGGGAGTTGTCCAAATGGGTGATCGTCCAGATAATCTTGATTTTGAAGAAATGGTCGAAGATGACTTTGCCATGATGATTCCTGAGGGCAAATGGCACAATCTGACGAACACTGGAAATATTCCGCTCAAGGTATACGTTATCTATGCGCCGCCCGAGCATCCATTCGGCACCGTCCATGAAACAAAAGCGGACGCAATGGCTGCGGAAGGAAGAAACCGCAGGTACTACTAAATTAGTTATAATGAAAAAGAGAACCCAGTAATGTGCATTTGGGGTTCTCTTCCTTACATATTCCCAATAAATTCTCCTGTTTTTGGTCTCTGTCGGGGTTTCCCTCATTTGTTCTTCGTCTGTTTCACCAGCTGATGCCCAAACACCGCCACACCTGCAGCAATGATCGCATTGACGACTGCATCAGGGGTGAAACCGAAAGAAAAGACTGCGAGAGCGAGTGATACGAAAAAGAGGATCCAGATGATCATCCAATCCGGCACTTTTGGTGTCCGCTTCAAGGCAATGCCAATAATCCACAGCACGGGCACGAGGAACATATAATTCTCATTTAAATAGTGCATGACATCCATGTCGATGCAACTCCCTCCATATATAATGGACTGACCCGTTCCCGGGGCGGCCGGTTCCTAATACGGCTGGTATATGATTGAATTGTGCGTTTTTAAAAATATATGAAGCTGTCCGGAAATATAGTCAGGTGGCGTTGCTTATTTGTTCAGTGGCGTAAAAAAGCCCACCCTGAAGCAAGTCCTGGCGGCTTATGAAGCATGTGTGCGGGAAGTGCAAAAAAATTCTGAAGAAATGGTCATCATCCCGCCAATCAATTATGGGTATGCTCCTAACAGATGGATTTTCAGAGAGTCCTATCAAGGAGCTGGAGCATGACCTCGGGTGAACCACCATAATTGAATAAAAGGAAGCGGCAGAAGCACGTTAATCATCCGGCGTGCTTCTTTTGCTGTTTATAGAAGGCCCCCTTAAAAATATCGCATTCCAATTGCACAAATCTTTTTCACCCCCAAACAAAGGAAATTACAAAATAATTGCGAAATTATTACAAAAGGGGACTGCGTTCGCAGTTCAGCAGCTGCAATGAACATGATACGATAGATAGAGAGACAGGGGAGGGAGTAAGAAAAATGGCTTATACTGTTGAAAAATACAACCCGGCTATTCAAAAAGTAGTTAATAATATTGAAAAAGTAATGATCGGAAAGCGCGAAGCTGCCGTTCTCAGTTTGACCGCCCTTCTTGCCCGGGGGCATGTGCTGCTTGAAGACGTACCGGGAGTCGGTAAAACGATGCTCGTGCGCGCGCTTGCAAAATCGGTAAGCGCAGATTTCAAACGGATTCAGTTCACGCCGGACCTGCTTCCATCAGATTTGACCGGTGTATCCATTTATAATCAGGCTGAAATGAAATTCGAATTCCGTCCGGGCCCGCTGATGGGCAATATCGTCCTTGCCGATGAAATCAACCGGACGTCACCTAAGACACAGGCGGCTTTGCTCGAAGGAATGGAAGAAGGAAGTGTCACGGTCGACGGGGATACAAAAATTTTGCCGAAGCCGTTTTTCGTCATGGCGACGCAAAACCCGATTGACTACGAAGGCACTTATCCGCTTCCGGAAGCCCAGCTCGACCGTTTTTTACTGAAGATGAAGATGGGCTATCCGACTGCAAGTGAAGAGCTTGAAGTGTTGAATCGTGTGCAGGGGGACCATCCGATTGAAATGATTCAGCCGGTTATAACGA of the Bacillus marinisedimentorum genome contains:
- the betB gene encoding betaine-aldehyde dehydrogenase, whose product is MSLKQQYINGEWVGAISGNTRDIINPFNQEVIAAVPEGDESDAKAAIAAARAAFDNGEWSSVPAAERGAIVRKIAELIERDKEELARLESLDTGKTVEESRWDMDDIAGVFRYYAELADKNSGELIESPVPNSISKVVHEPVGVCGQITPWNYPLLQASWKLAPALVTGNTLIMKPSEITPLTTIKVFELMEEAGVPAGVANLVLGAGHTVGAELSDNIDVDLISFTGGIDTGKKIMQAASVNVKKLALELGGKNPNIIFADADFEVAVDQALNGVFFHAGQICSAGTRLIVEESIHDEFVNALVDRVKKFKLGNGFDEDTQMGPLISAEHLAKVEKYVETGVKEGATLAVGGSRPEEPELQNGFFYLPTIFTDCKSDMSIVQDEAFGPVITVEKFRTEEEAIKLANDSIYGLAGGVWTNDIVKAERCAAKMRMGTVWINEFNLYFPHAPWGGFKQSGIGRELGRPGIEEYTETKHIYQNLKPEPINWF
- a CDS encoding CotY/CotZ family spore coat protein — translated: MEGYRNENRCVKAVLEKIADAQRKITIDPREPSIQASIDESAKNKKNTIPFILYCGSKPFIAHGVMPSADYRRQKGSWLWFPTFLFRVKDIKGDCASLELLKLKEHPAFKTMNTNVECTPCCQLDYAEIDDLVPTGMHITVDVSCFSSIQCLPALYIVPAL
- a CDS encoding phage holin family protein, which gives rise to MDVMHYLNENYMFLVPVLWIIGIALKRTPKVPDWMIIWILFFVSLALAVFSFGFTPDAVVNAIIAAGVAVFGHQLVKQTKNK
- a CDS encoding cell wall hydrolase, coding for MARVKYTDSDVALMARMMRAEAEGEGGLGMLMVGNVIVNRLKANCLDFKDLRSIRDVIFQVQGGNYSFEAVQKGNVFYNRARSTEKRLARQTLEYWRQHPSKYALWYFNPYGACPSQWYGQPFTGQFKQHCYYEPEANTCEGAYRW
- a CDS encoding DUF3992 domain-containing protein, whose translation is MNNGKNNHDNCCFNCCNEKDLVQDKICCDFSVAVGGTPTVVYGTNADQCDTLVASGTIKNCSQANMTVAFVRGANVDGTGGTAIRTAVIPPGGCFVFTIGRFDVIRATTANTEAAGPAQGELCLTPRYKL
- a CDS encoding DMT family transporter, which gives rise to MRFAGVGLVMLAAIFWGISGGIADILMNKGWDPIVISLYRGAVGFIFFSAWLLFRFRQNWVFSTRLSLWSLLAGVGVAGNFTFYFLSIQASSIAVAATLMYTAPLFVLLISFLFRIERSTWFKWGCIFSVLIGIILLTGAYNTESMSVSFLGTATGLASGLSYALFIFGFKNASSMENEKPQTILTIAFFSFCLILILLTDNEEAVSVLTSSDIGWFLLLGILGAGISFIFYVIGIRWTAPSTASMVAMVEPVTASLFGVLLLGDHLTLIQLLGMALILVTITILSVKQAG
- the betA gene encoding choline dehydrogenase, with product MNATYDIVIIGGGSAGSVLGNRLSEDGTRSVLVLEAGRKDFSWDLLIQMPAALPFPAGKPFYDWRYESDPEPHMNGRRIKHARGKVLGGSGSINGMIFQRGNPMDYERWGADAGMETWDFAHCLPYFKRMENALASDRDDEFRGHDGPLKLERGPATNPLFQAFFDAAVEAGYSRTPDVNGFRQEGFGPFDKHVYKGRRFGPSRAYLHPAMGRENLTVKTRAFVANIDFNGTRATGVTYQQNGKTHQVSAGEVILAGGAINTPQLLQLSGVGDAEHLRSLGIKPVVDLPGVGENLQDHLEAYIQYACPQPVSEQPNLNKARMPWIGLQWLLGRKGPAATNHFEGGGFVRSNEDVAYPNLMFHFLPVAVRYDGKKADTEHGFQVHVGPMYSDARGSLKIRSTDPKEHPSMVYNYLSTEQDRREWIEAIKISREIMSQPAMAPYNSGEISPGPSVQTDEEILDWVAQDAETALHPSCTAKMGPASDPMSVVDPLTMKVHGLDNVRVVDASAMPYVTNGNIHAPVLMLAEKAADIILGRKPLEPIDADYYRHGVHPADAGTVKA
- a CDS encoding glycine betaine ABC transporter substrate-binding protein, with the protein product MDKGRKQLGLILALLMAAVLAACGSTSEENSEAKAEAQDTEGSNEELTIGQINWAENIAVTNMWKVVLEDKGYNVKLTSLDMGVTMSALESGDLDASLEVWLPVQDANYLEKYQDTVNFSEATWYDHAKVGLVVPTYLEEVNSIEDLNEHKDLFDGKITGFDPGAGTMEVTEQLIEEYNLDFELVPSSEPAMLAEIEKATAHEAPIVAPLWSPHWVFSKHDLKFLEDPKKTFGGVEKIHHATRHGFEEDYPKVSEWFKNWKMDDQQIGQLIDYVESAEDPMDGAKKWVDENQELIDEWVKE
- a CDS encoding cupin domain-containing protein, which translates into the protein MSNGNNPYQNPYYANGAAYNGDWMARNHQPVVDAILSGLKYETSAIDLYSRLVKVAPDDKHKKDIRRALEDEKSHLRQLTDLYTALTGSQPVYRAKKIRFDTYEEGLEKAHEIILKGCEEYRSRYYVTDHPLIRDVFSRAFTDERRHAAQFGSLRSSNEARIQLQDYGANPFAVNIDEATRQNTNFRTALWTGSNMQVTLMSLNPGEDIGLEVHPEGDQFIRVEQGQGVVQMGDRPDNLDFEEMVEDDFAMMIPEGKWHNLTNTGNIPLKVYVIYAPPEHPFGTVHETKADAMAAEGRNRRYY
- the cudC gene encoding choline uptake/conversion transcriptional regulator CudC is translated as MNESTERSKMKIEEAKNKVIGTIAETMDLYGVTPAAANLYATMYFKNQMTLDEMRTELGMSKPSMSTSVRKLQEIEMVKKTFTRGSRKHTYVAEKNFFRSFMAFYCQMWEREVKMNMEAIEEAQEDFINVIKDSASTPEIVAEAKEYYDQLEESKTYYHWLEDLVASIKSGKIFEFIPKDNQD